In Sphaerodactylus townsendi isolate TG3544 linkage group LG13, MPM_Stown_v2.3, whole genome shotgun sequence, one DNA window encodes the following:
- the RADX gene encoding RPA-related protein RADX isoform X1, with protein sequence MESAKDVGGSEVVEEAAPAASLDSWIQRTFDQMFGASSFSLPLPPGQPVTILAVERYMADIPSPGTPTRPTASGSRIHVAPWPSYCYDVTITDGVYREKCLLAPELNRLVHKNALRCGLHVEVIQCSYMYNERKLCNSFLCIEQLRIVGVTDVDTSQRQKEYKAKPDMPLKGTKKHYLSLWNNEDPYGDIWIEKKISENVCVNESKLISLAHLEMNWTTKMNFQPLLVRVLHKARLRYYGKPNTKVDVPYQAYFEVADHSGMMSMILWNSLCLEWYNSMEIGTVLLLEQYAVKTSYPFKTQPTPGDLHMKRFSSIEICLNIRDPPTKIHIIPENKVKKEWKLPEAIYRFITRSELDDVPDNHCCDIIGLVKYVGRTERTRKRDHGEDFWIHRWVHAVDGTSEEPFVLELFATSQPEIFEQIHPMTYLVCTQMRVIRDRVEGGSCTVYLTTSNESQMFITGWHKGQPYTKDTKVKSFIQWIKTQKEDDHMGKTAIGGYYPFPPVPETFSKYCKNSKVESVLTTISEMEKEIESLHYRERKRIAIQGIISAIRYVSCGGTSQDASGVEAIQVNKEPLFQSSVSKSSPLKEGRKTFQQLKETNSVQRSSPSVQEQQYRVTRKSAAKRKSEPVETRDCPAVKSPYFTRTAGKNIMLHKDLKENCLSKKESQEVKELTQPSRTGNNEKSSVAETVQAERTCHNPWQSALWTAVKDKLTQHLRYSRVFPESFPCKFDYTHKEFLMRQYNLQATKCKPKNWPTNEGTDCFENTCPLEYYEVAILGINHDIAVDVAFLPVCGPEGSHSFQAEDVLNDALLTSMSGQREVVNKQDEVVKAAADLEKQHVICILDVCSLSEDKVEVFLNKVHKIQL encoded by the exons ATGGAGAGCGCCAAAGATGTGGGGGGATCTGAGGTTGTGGAAGAAGCTGCACCTGCAGCAAGTTTGGACTCCTGGATCCAGCGCACCTTTGATCAAATGTTCGGTGCATCCTCGTTCAGTCTTCCCCTCCCACCTGGCCAGCCAGTGACTATATTAGCCGTGGAAAGATACATGGCAGACATCCCATCGCCTGGCACACCCACCCGGCCAACTGCTAGTGGCAGTCGCATCCATGTTGCTCCTTGGCCATCCTACTGTTACGATGTGACCATCACGGATGGTGTGTATCGAGAGAAATGTCTCCTGGCCCCTGAGTTGAACCGACTAGTACACAAAAATGCCCTGCGCTGTGGCTTGCATGTGGAAGTCATACAGTGTTCCTACATGTACAACGAGAGGAAACTTTGTAATAGTTTTCTGTGCATCGAACAGCTCAGAATCGTGGGAGTGACAGATGTGGACACTTCCCAAAGGCAAAAAGAATATAAAGCAAAGCCCGACATGCCACTGAAGGGTACCAAGAAGCATTACCTTTCTCTGTGGAATAATGAAGATCCATATGGGGACATATGGATAGAAAAGAAGATTTCAGAGAATGTTTGTGTCAATG AATCCAAACTAATTTCTCTTGCTCATCTGGAGATGAATTGGACAACAAAAATGAATTTCCAGCCTTTGCTTGTTAGAGTCTTGCATAAAGCCAGGTTGCGGTACTATGGAAAACCTAACACAAAAGTAGATGTGCCATACCAG GCTTACTTTGAAGTGGCAGATCATTCTGGTATGATGTCAATGATCCTGTGGAACTCTCTATGCCTCGAATGGTATAACAGTATGGAGATTGGCACCGTGCTGCTACTTGAACAATATGCGGTCAAAACAAGTTACCCTTTCAAAACACAGCCAACTCCTGGGGATTTGCATATGAAGAGATTCTCTTCAATAG AAATCTGCTTGAATATTCGAGATCCTCCAACTAAAATTCACATTATCCCAGAAAATAAGGTTAAAAAAGAGTGGAAATTGCCTGAAGCTATATACCGTTTCATAACAAG GTCAGAACTAGATGACGTACCAGACAATCATTGCTGCGATATTATTGGACTTGTAAAATATGTAGGAAGGACCGAACGTACCAGGAAAAGAG ACCATGGGGAAGATTTCTGGATCCATCGTTGGGTACATGCTGTTGATGGGACCTCAGAAGAACCTTTCGTACTGGAACTTTTTGCTACTTCTCAGCCAGAGATTTTTGAACAAATTCACCCAa TGACATATTTGGTATGTACTCAGATGAGGGTGATACGAGATCGTGTTGAAGGTGGTTCCTGTACAGTATACCTGACAACATCTAATGAAAGTCAAATGTTTATTACAG GGTGGCACAAGGGCCAGCCATATACAAAAGATACCAAAGTGAAAAGCTTTATCCAGTGGATTAAAACTCAAAAGGAAGATGATCATATGGGGAAAACAGCAATCGGTGGATATTATCCTTTCCCACCAGTTCCAGAAACTTTTTCAAAGTACTGCAAAAATAGTAAAG TTGAATCAGTTTTGACAACCATCAGTGAAATGgagaaggagattgaaagcctCCACTACAGGGAGCGCAAACGCATTGCTATTCAGGGGATAATTAGTGCTATAAGATATGTCAGCTGTGGCGGTACATCTCAAGATGCCTCAGGAGTGGAAGCAATACAG GTCAACAAGGAGCCATTGTTCCAGAGTTCTGTGTCAAAAAGTAGCCCtcttaaggaaggaaggaagacgtTTCAACAATTGAAAGAAACGAATTCTGTGCAGAGATCATCGCCATCGGTGCAGGAGCAGCAATACAGAGTAACCAGAAAATCTGCAGCAAAGAGAAAGAGTGAGCCTGTAGA GACAAGAGACTGCCCTGCGGTTAAAAGTCCATATTTCACAAGAACAGCAGGCAAGAACATCAT gctGCATAAAGACTTGAAAGAAAACTGCCTCTCAAAAAAAGAAAGTCAAGAAGTGAAAGAATTAACTCAGCCTTCTAGAA CAGGTAACAACGAAAAGTCTAGTGTGGCTGAAACAGTTCAAGCGGAAAGAACATGTCATAATCCTTGGCAAAGTGCTCTCTGGACAGCAGTAAAAGACAAGCTAACACAACACTTGCGCTACAGCAGGGTCTTCCCAGAAAGCTTTCCCTGTAAATTTGATTACACGCACAAAGAGTTCCTTATGCGACAATATAATCTTCAGGCAACCAAATGCAAGCCAAAGAATTGGCCAACAAACGAAGGAACGGATTGCTTTGAAAATACTTGTCCCCTCGAATACTACGAAGTGGCGATTCTTG GCATAAATCATGACATAGCTGTCGATGTTGCCTTCCTGCCTGTATGTGGCCCAGAAGGTTCCCATTCCTTCCAAGCAGAAGATGTATTAAATGATGCACTATTGACTAGCATGAGTGGTCAGCGAGAGGTCGTTAACAAACAAG ATGAAGTTGTAAAAGCAGCTGCCGACCTGGAAAAACAACACGTGATCTGTATCCTGGATGTCTGTTCTTTGAGTGAAGATAAAGTTGAAGTCTTCCTTAATAAAGTACACAAAATTCAGCTGTAA
- the LOC125442373 gene encoding SUMO-conjugating enzyme UBC9-like: protein MSGIALSRLTQERKAWRKDHPFGFVAVPTKNPDGTMNLMNWECAIPGKKGTPWEGGLFKLCMLFKDDYPSSPPKCKFEPPLFHPNVYPSGTVCLSILEEDKDWRPAITIQQILLGIQELLNEPNIQDPAQAEAYTIYCQNRVEYEKRVRAQAKKFAPS from the coding sequence ATGTCCGGCATCGCGCTCAGCCGGCTGACCCAGGAGAGGAAGGCATGGAGAAAGGACCACCCCTTTGGCTTCGTAGCTGTACCCACAAAAAACCCAGACGGCACCATGAATCTCATGAACTGGGAGTGTGCCATTCCAGGGAAGAAAGGGACCCCGTGGGAAGGAGGCTTGTTCAAATTATGCATGCTGTTCAAGGACGATTATCCCTCCTCGCCGCCCAAATGCAAATTTGAGCCTCCATTATTCCACCCGAATGTGTACCCTTCGGGCACGGTGTGTCTGTCCATCCTAGAAGAGGATAAGGATTGGAGGCCTGCCATCACGATCCAACAGATTTTGTTAGGAATTCAAGAACTCCTAAATGAGCCGAATATTCAAGACCCAGCTCAAGCGGAGGCCTACACCATTTACTGCCAAAACAGGGTGGAATATGAAAAGAGGGTTCGAGCAcaagccaagaagtttgcaccgTCATAA
- the RADX gene encoding RPA-related protein RADX isoform X2 gives MESAKDVGGSEVVEEAAPAASLDSWIQRTFDQMFGASSFSLPLPPGQPVTILAVERYMADIPSPGTPTRPTASGSRIHVAPWPSYCYDVTITDGVYREKCLLAPELNRLVHKNALRCGLHVEVIQCSYMYNERKLCNSFLCIEQLRIVGVTDVDTSQRQKEYKAKPDMPLKGTKKHYLSLWNNEDPYGDIWIEKKISENVCVNESKLISLAHLEMNWTTKMNFQPLLVRVLHKARLRYYGKPNTKVDVPYQAYFEVADHSGMMSMILWNSLCLEWYNSMEIGTVLLLEQYAVKTSYPFKTQPTPGDLHMKRFSSIEICLNIRDPPTKIHIIPENKVKKEWKLPEAIYRFITRSELDDVPDNHCCDIIGLVKYVGRTERTRKRDHGEDFWIHRWVHAVDGTSEEPFVLELFATSQPEIFEQIHPMTYLVCTQMRVIRDRVEGGSCTVYLTTSNESQMFITGWHKGQPYTKDTKVKSFIQWIKTQKEDDHMGKTAIGGYYPFPPVPETFSKYCKNSKVESVLTTISEMEKEIESLHYRERKRIAIQGIISAIRYVSCGGTSQDASGVEAIQVNKEPLFQSSVSKSSPLKEGRKTFQQLKETNSVQRSSPSVQEQQYRVTRKSAAKRKSEPVETRDCPAVKSPYFTRTAGKNIMLHKDLKENCLSKKESQEVKELTQPSRSNNEKSSVAETVQAERTCHNPWQSALWTAVKDKLTQHLRYSRVFPESFPCKFDYTHKEFLMRQYNLQATKCKPKNWPTNEGTDCFENTCPLEYYEVAILGINHDIAVDVAFLPVCGPEGSHSFQAEDVLNDALLTSMSGQREVVNKQDEVVKAAADLEKQHVICILDVCSLSEDKVEVFLNKVHKIQL, from the exons ATGGAGAGCGCCAAAGATGTGGGGGGATCTGAGGTTGTGGAAGAAGCTGCACCTGCAGCAAGTTTGGACTCCTGGATCCAGCGCACCTTTGATCAAATGTTCGGTGCATCCTCGTTCAGTCTTCCCCTCCCACCTGGCCAGCCAGTGACTATATTAGCCGTGGAAAGATACATGGCAGACATCCCATCGCCTGGCACACCCACCCGGCCAACTGCTAGTGGCAGTCGCATCCATGTTGCTCCTTGGCCATCCTACTGTTACGATGTGACCATCACGGATGGTGTGTATCGAGAGAAATGTCTCCTGGCCCCTGAGTTGAACCGACTAGTACACAAAAATGCCCTGCGCTGTGGCTTGCATGTGGAAGTCATACAGTGTTCCTACATGTACAACGAGAGGAAACTTTGTAATAGTTTTCTGTGCATCGAACAGCTCAGAATCGTGGGAGTGACAGATGTGGACACTTCCCAAAGGCAAAAAGAATATAAAGCAAAGCCCGACATGCCACTGAAGGGTACCAAGAAGCATTACCTTTCTCTGTGGAATAATGAAGATCCATATGGGGACATATGGATAGAAAAGAAGATTTCAGAGAATGTTTGTGTCAATG AATCCAAACTAATTTCTCTTGCTCATCTGGAGATGAATTGGACAACAAAAATGAATTTCCAGCCTTTGCTTGTTAGAGTCTTGCATAAAGCCAGGTTGCGGTACTATGGAAAACCTAACACAAAAGTAGATGTGCCATACCAG GCTTACTTTGAAGTGGCAGATCATTCTGGTATGATGTCAATGATCCTGTGGAACTCTCTATGCCTCGAATGGTATAACAGTATGGAGATTGGCACCGTGCTGCTACTTGAACAATATGCGGTCAAAACAAGTTACCCTTTCAAAACACAGCCAACTCCTGGGGATTTGCATATGAAGAGATTCTCTTCAATAG AAATCTGCTTGAATATTCGAGATCCTCCAACTAAAATTCACATTATCCCAGAAAATAAGGTTAAAAAAGAGTGGAAATTGCCTGAAGCTATATACCGTTTCATAACAAG GTCAGAACTAGATGACGTACCAGACAATCATTGCTGCGATATTATTGGACTTGTAAAATATGTAGGAAGGACCGAACGTACCAGGAAAAGAG ACCATGGGGAAGATTTCTGGATCCATCGTTGGGTACATGCTGTTGATGGGACCTCAGAAGAACCTTTCGTACTGGAACTTTTTGCTACTTCTCAGCCAGAGATTTTTGAACAAATTCACCCAa TGACATATTTGGTATGTACTCAGATGAGGGTGATACGAGATCGTGTTGAAGGTGGTTCCTGTACAGTATACCTGACAACATCTAATGAAAGTCAAATGTTTATTACAG GGTGGCACAAGGGCCAGCCATATACAAAAGATACCAAAGTGAAAAGCTTTATCCAGTGGATTAAAACTCAAAAGGAAGATGATCATATGGGGAAAACAGCAATCGGTGGATATTATCCTTTCCCACCAGTTCCAGAAACTTTTTCAAAGTACTGCAAAAATAGTAAAG TTGAATCAGTTTTGACAACCATCAGTGAAATGgagaaggagattgaaagcctCCACTACAGGGAGCGCAAACGCATTGCTATTCAGGGGATAATTAGTGCTATAAGATATGTCAGCTGTGGCGGTACATCTCAAGATGCCTCAGGAGTGGAAGCAATACAG GTCAACAAGGAGCCATTGTTCCAGAGTTCTGTGTCAAAAAGTAGCCCtcttaaggaaggaaggaagacgtTTCAACAATTGAAAGAAACGAATTCTGTGCAGAGATCATCGCCATCGGTGCAGGAGCAGCAATACAGAGTAACCAGAAAATCTGCAGCAAAGAGAAAGAGTGAGCCTGTAGA GACAAGAGACTGCCCTGCGGTTAAAAGTCCATATTTCACAAGAACAGCAGGCAAGAACATCAT gctGCATAAAGACTTGAAAGAAAACTGCCTCTCAAAAAAAGAAAGTCAAGAAGTGAAAGAATTAACTCAGCCTTCTAGAA GTAACAACGAAAAGTCTAGTGTGGCTGAAACAGTTCAAGCGGAAAGAACATGTCATAATCCTTGGCAAAGTGCTCTCTGGACAGCAGTAAAAGACAAGCTAACACAACACTTGCGCTACAGCAGGGTCTTCCCAGAAAGCTTTCCCTGTAAATTTGATTACACGCACAAAGAGTTCCTTATGCGACAATATAATCTTCAGGCAACCAAATGCAAGCCAAAGAATTGGCCAACAAACGAAGGAACGGATTGCTTTGAAAATACTTGTCCCCTCGAATACTACGAAGTGGCGATTCTTG GCATAAATCATGACATAGCTGTCGATGTTGCCTTCCTGCCTGTATGTGGCCCAGAAGGTTCCCATTCCTTCCAAGCAGAAGATGTATTAAATGATGCACTATTGACTAGCATGAGTGGTCAGCGAGAGGTCGTTAACAAACAAG ATGAAGTTGTAAAAGCAGCTGCCGACCTGGAAAAACAACACGTGATCTGTATCCTGGATGTCTGTTCTTTGAGTGAAGATAAAGTTGAAGTCTTCCTTAATAAAGTACACAAAATTCAGCTGTAA